The proteins below come from a single Streptomyces spongiicola genomic window:
- a CDS encoding serine/threonine-protein kinase yields the protein MARNIGSRYAAHQILGRGSAGTVWLGEGPEGPVAIKLLREDLASDQELVGRFVRERTALLGLDHPRVVGVRDLVVDGSDLALVMDLVRGTDLRTRLDRERRLAPAAAVAIVADVAEGLAAAHAAGVVHRDVKPENILLDMEGPLGPGGAHPALLTDFGVAKLIDTPRRTRATKIIGTPDYLAPEIVEGLPPRAAVDIYALATVLYELLAGFTPFGGGHPGAVLRRHVTETVVPLPGVPDELWQLVVQCLAKAPASRLRASELAARLHDLLPMLAGMPPLDVDEPDAGPGEPYEETEYAARPAEPRRRGAVPLVRGSATDANRDTHTSMRVPGPDELAGGARGTARAPRTPGQRRPGSARHRALRRRRITLGVAGLVLAAAAGVGGWLAASGGDSPAPPVDSEQSAPAQP from the coding sequence TTGGCACGGAATATCGGCAGCCGGTACGCGGCCCATCAGATCCTGGGCCGGGGCAGTGCGGGCACGGTGTGGCTCGGCGAAGGGCCCGAGGGCCCCGTCGCCATCAAGCTGCTGCGCGAGGACCTCGCCTCCGACCAGGAGCTGGTCGGGCGGTTCGTACGGGAGCGCACGGCCCTCCTCGGACTCGACCACCCCCGCGTCGTCGGCGTGCGAGACCTCGTCGTGGACGGCAGCGACCTGGCCCTCGTCATGGACCTCGTCCGGGGCACCGATCTGCGGACCAGGCTCGACCGGGAGCGCAGGCTCGCGCCCGCGGCCGCCGTCGCGATCGTCGCGGACGTCGCCGAGGGGCTGGCCGCGGCGCATGCCGCCGGCGTCGTCCACCGCGACGTCAAACCGGAGAACATCCTGCTGGACATGGAGGGCCCGCTCGGTCCCGGCGGCGCCCATCCCGCACTGCTCACCGACTTCGGCGTCGCCAAGCTGATCGACACGCCCCGCCGCACCAGGGCCACCAAGATCATCGGTACGCCGGACTACCTGGCCCCGGAGATCGTGGAGGGCCTGCCCCCGCGCGCCGCAGTGGACATCTACGCCCTCGCGACCGTGCTGTACGAGCTGCTCGCAGGCTTCACCCCGTTCGGCGGCGGGCACCCGGGCGCCGTACTGCGCCGCCATGTCACGGAGACCGTCGTCCCGCTCCCCGGTGTCCCGGACGAGCTGTGGCAGCTCGTCGTCCAGTGCCTGGCCAAGGCGCCCGCATCCCGTCTGCGTGCCTCCGAACTGGCCGCGCGGCTGCACGACCTGCTGCCGATGCTCGCGGGGATGCCGCCGCTCGACGTGGACGAGCCGGACGCCGGGCCCGGCGAGCCGTACGAGGAGACCGAGTACGCGGCGCGGCCGGCCGAACCTCGGCGCCGCGGGGCCGTCCCGCTGGTCCGCGGCTCGGCCACGGACGCCAACCGCGACACCCACACCTCGATGCGCGTGCCGGGCCCCGACGAACTGGCGGGCGGCGCCCGCGGCACGGCCCGCGCCCCGCGCACACCCGGCCAGCGCCGCCCCGGCTCCGCCCGGCACCGGGCCCTCCGCAGGCGCCGGATCACACTCGGCGTCGCGGGTCTGGTGCTGGCCGCGGCGGCCGGCGTCGGCGGCTGGCTGGCGGCGAGCGGCGGCGACAGCCCCGCACCGCCCGTGGACTCCGAGCAGTCGGCCCCGGCGCAGCCCTGA
- a CDS encoding serine/threonine-protein kinase → MRPVGSKYVLEEPLGRGATGTVWRARMGGSPGTAAPGGSEAAGAGAAVPGETVAIKVLKEELANDPDIVMRFLRERSVLLRLTHPNIVRTRDLVVEGDVLALVMDLVDGPDLHRYIRDNGPFSPVAAALLTAQIADALASSHDDGVVHRDLKPANVLLAERGGEMHPMLTDFGIARLADSPGLTRTHEFVGTPAYVAPESAEGRPQTSAVDVYGAGIMLYELVTGRPPFGGGTALEVLHRHLSEEPRRPSTVPGPLWTVIERCLRKEPAERPSAVNLARGLRVVAAGVGVHATSAQIEAAEGVGALLAPDPSPATVPGMPGAADPTQVLPHNAASLHQGGDPYDPNAATSVLPQSGPAGAAGDRTAVMPPVPPRPDGPPQDAGPPQSDGPHPWQSQLQAARDRNEQTQVQYLDPSEDPLRRRPQRRPAPQQQPYQQQYQQPYQQQGRRPQQQQQQQQQQQQSQQQRPYAPPPQQGYPPQPQPQPQRRSAPRQQPPRQASQRPPREPRPPRQRSANPMRIPGLGCLKGCLFTLLLLFVAGWLIWELTPLQDWIAQGKSYWQAIGDAVSGVTDWISELAGGTSGTGADSGLGPGQ, encoded by the coding sequence GCTCGAGGAGCCGCTCGGCCGCGGCGCCACGGGCACCGTCTGGCGGGCCCGTATGGGGGGCTCCCCCGGCACTGCGGCACCCGGGGGGAGTGAGGCCGCGGGCGCGGGTGCGGCCGTGCCCGGCGAGACGGTTGCGATCAAGGTCCTCAAGGAGGAGCTCGCCAACGACCCGGACATCGTGATGCGCTTCCTGCGCGAGCGGTCCGTCCTCCTCCGGCTGACCCACCCGAACATCGTGCGCACCCGCGACCTGGTCGTGGAGGGCGATGTCCTGGCCCTGGTCATGGATCTCGTCGACGGCCCCGACCTGCACCGCTACATCCGCGACAACGGGCCGTTCAGCCCGGTCGCGGCCGCCCTGCTCACCGCCCAGATCGCGGACGCGCTCGCCTCCAGCCACGACGACGGCGTGGTCCACCGCGACCTCAAGCCGGCCAATGTGCTGCTCGCCGAACGGGGCGGCGAGATGCACCCGATGCTCACCGACTTCGGGATCGCGCGCCTCGCCGACTCCCCGGGCCTGACCCGTACGCACGAGTTCGTCGGCACCCCGGCCTATGTGGCGCCCGAGTCCGCCGAGGGCCGCCCGCAGACGTCCGCCGTGGACGTCTACGGCGCCGGGATCATGCTGTACGAGCTGGTCACGGGCCGTCCGCCGTTCGGCGGGGGCACGGCACTGGAGGTGCTCCACCGCCACCTCAGCGAGGAGCCCCGGCGCCCCTCCACCGTTCCCGGCCCGCTGTGGACGGTCATCGAGCGCTGTCTGCGCAAGGAGCCGGCCGAGCGGCCGAGCGCCGTGAACCTGGCCCGGGGCCTGCGGGTCGTCGCCGCCGGTGTAGGGGTGCACGCCACGTCCGCGCAGATCGAGGCGGCCGAGGGCGTCGGGGCCCTGCTCGCACCGGACCCGTCGCCGGCCACCGTCCCCGGGATGCCGGGCGCGGCCGATCCCACCCAGGTGCTGCCGCACAACGCCGCCTCGCTGCACCAGGGCGGCGACCCGTACGACCCGAACGCCGCGACCAGCGTTCTTCCGCAGTCGGGCCCCGCCGGCGCCGCGGGGGACCGGACCGCGGTCATGCCGCCCGTGCCCCCGCGCCCCGACGGACCGCCGCAGGACGCCGGCCCGCCGCAGAGCGACGGACCGCACCCCTGGCAGTCCCAGTTGCAGGCGGCCCGGGACCGCAACGAGCAGACCCAGGTCCAGTACCTGGACCCGAGTGAGGACCCCCTGCGCCGCCGTCCGCAGCGCCGGCCGGCCCCGCAGCAGCAGCCGTACCAGCAGCAGTACCAGCAGCCGTATCAGCAACAGGGCCGCCGTCCTCAGCAGCAGCAACAGCAGCAACAGCAGCAACAGCAGTCGCAACAGCAGCGGCCGTACGCCCCGCCCCCGCAGCAGGGTTACCCGCCGCAGCCGCAGCCGCAGCCGCAGCGCCGGAGCGCGCCGCGGCAGCAGCCGCCCCGCCAGGCCTCCCAGCGGCCGCCGCGCGAGCCGCGGCCGCCCCGGCAGCGGAGCGCCAACCCGATGCGCATCCCCGGTCTCGGCTGCCTCAAGGGCTGCCTGTTCACACTGCTGCTGCTCTTCGTGGCGGGCTGGCTGATCTGGGAGCTGACACCGCTCCAGGACTGGATCGCCCAGGGCAAGAGCTACTGGCAGGCCATCGGTGACGCCGTGTCGGGCGTGACCGACTGGATCTCGGAGCTGGCCGGAGGCACGTCCGGAACCGGTGCGGACTCGGGCCTCGGCCCGGGCCAGTAG
- the prfB gene encoding peptide chain release factor 2 produces MAVVDVSEELKSLSSTMGSIEAVLDLDRMRADIAVLEEQAAAPSLWDDPEAAQKITSRLSHLQAEVRKTEALRGRIDDLEVLFELAEAEDDPDTRAEAEAELEAVRKALDEMEVRTLLSGEYDEREALVNIRAEAGGVDAADFAEQLQRMYLRWAERHGYGTEVYETSYAEEAGIKSTTFVVKAPYAYGTLSVEQGTHRLVRISPFDNQGRRQTSFAGVEVLPVVEQSDHVDIDESDLRVDVYRASGPGGQGVNTTDSAVRITHIPTGIVVSCQNERSQIQNKASAMNVLQAKLLERRRQEEQAKMDALKGDGGNSWGNQMRSYVLHPYQMVKDLRTEFEVGNPQSVLDGEIDGFLEAGIRWRKQREK; encoded by the coding sequence GTGGCAGTCGTCGATGTATCCGAAGAGCTGAAGTCCCTCTCCTCGACCATGGGGTCGATCGAGGCCGTCCTGGACCTCGACAGGATGAGGGCAGACATCGCCGTGCTCGAGGAGCAGGCGGCGGCGCCGTCCCTCTGGGACGACCCCGAGGCGGCGCAGAAGATCACCAGCAGGCTCTCGCACCTGCAGGCCGAGGTCCGCAAGACGGAGGCGCTCCGCGGGCGGATCGACGACCTCGAAGTGCTCTTCGAGCTCGCCGAGGCCGAGGACGACCCGGACACCCGCGCCGAGGCCGAGGCCGAGCTCGAGGCCGTCCGCAAGGCGCTGGACGAGATGGAGGTCCGCACCCTCCTCTCCGGCGAGTACGACGAGCGTGAGGCGCTGGTCAACATCCGGGCCGAGGCCGGCGGGGTCGACGCCGCCGACTTCGCCGAGCAGCTCCAGCGCATGTATCTGCGCTGGGCCGAGCGCCACGGCTACGGCACGGAGGTCTACGAGACCTCCTACGCGGAGGAGGCCGGCATCAAGTCGACCACCTTCGTCGTGAAGGCGCCGTACGCCTACGGCACCCTGTCGGTGGAGCAGGGCACACACCGCCTGGTCCGCATCTCCCCGTTCGACAACCAGGGCCGGCGGCAGACGTCCTTCGCCGGTGTCGAGGTCCTCCCCGTCGTCGAGCAGTCCGACCACGTCGACATCGACGAGTCCGATCTGCGCGTCGACGTCTACCGCGCCTCCGGTCCGGGCGGCCAGGGCGTCAACACGACCGACTCGGCGGTCCGCATCACCCACATCCCGACCGGCATCGTCGTCTCCTGCCAGAACGAGCGCTCCCAGATCCAGAACAAGGCGAGCGCGATGAACGTCCTCCAGGCGAAGCTCCTCGAGCGCCGCCGCCAGGAGGAGCAGGCCAAGATGGACGCCCTCAAGGGCGACGGCGGCAACTCCTGGGGCAACCAGATGAGGTCGTACGTCCTGCACCCGTACCAGATGGTCAAGGACCTGCGTACGGAGTTCGAGGTCGGCAACCCGCAGTCGGTGCTCGACGGCGAGATCGACGGCTTTCTGGAGGCGGGCATCCGCTGGCGGAAGCAGCGGGAGAAGTAG
- a CDS encoding helix-turn-helix transcriptional regulator, producing MLHTRLIPPVLGPLLDRPRLFRTLDSGVTRRLTVVVGPPGAGKSALLASWAGSLPLGEPAWLTLDADDNHVPRLLTHLAAALTRATASRGGEALRFGDGVSVPALLDEVSGHPHPLVLVVDGFHELRPGPARSALLQFARYAPGGLSVVLASRREPDLPLHKLRAGGELTEIRGADLAFTHAETAELFRAHGAGADDDQIAAVVRCSGGWALAVRYASVNPVRGNDPHSCLEGWSQAIRHCSDFLLSELLDPMPTDDQDVLLRTSLLGGFSASLLRALTGRADLNRVLRRLSTEHDLLVRDDEWTYRLPNPLMRGVLSRELAERYGWPEVSRLLNKAARWYEDMGATSAARRYAAAAQAHAAGPAPGGGILLPPGLGRVGGGASPRVPAGDATRSPARSPVRSPAGSPRPSPAPLPPGEEAATGSGPYAAADSLTRSELDVLRLLPQGLTLDEIAARRHVSLNTVKTQVQAIYRKLQVGRRRDAVRVAAERGLISPRG from the coding sequence GTGCTCCACACACGACTCATACCGCCCGTGCTCGGCCCCCTTCTCGACCGTCCCCGACTGTTCCGGACGCTCGACAGCGGAGTGACGAGACGGCTCACCGTCGTGGTCGGTCCGCCGGGGGCGGGCAAGAGCGCGCTCCTGGCCTCCTGGGCCGGATCACTGCCGCTCGGCGAGCCGGCGTGGCTCACTCTCGACGCCGACGACAACCACGTCCCCCGGCTCCTCACCCATCTCGCCGCGGCCCTGACCCGTGCCACCGCCTCCCGGGGCGGCGAGGCTCTCCGCTTCGGCGACGGGGTGAGTGTGCCGGCCCTGCTGGACGAGGTGTCCGGGCATCCGCATCCGCTCGTCCTGGTCGTCGACGGCTTCCACGAGCTGAGGCCCGGGCCCGCGCGCAGTGCGCTGCTGCAGTTCGCCCGGTACGCACCGGGCGGTCTGAGCGTGGTGCTCGCCAGCCGGAGAGAACCGGACCTGCCGCTCCACAAGCTCCGCGCCGGCGGCGAACTCACCGAGATCAGGGGCGCGGACCTCGCGTTCACCCATGCGGAGACGGCCGAGCTGTTCCGGGCGCACGGAGCGGGGGCCGATGACGACCAGATCGCCGCCGTGGTCCGATGCTCGGGAGGCTGGGCCCTGGCGGTCCGCTACGCCTCGGTCAACCCGGTACGGGGCAACGATCCCCACTCCTGCCTCGAGGGGTGGTCCCAGGCCATCCGCCACTGCTCCGACTTCCTGCTCTCGGAACTGCTCGACCCGATGCCGACGGACGACCAGGACGTGTTGCTGCGCACCAGTCTGCTCGGCGGGTTCAGCGCGTCCCTGCTGCGCGCCCTGACGGGCCGGGCCGACCTCAACCGGGTGCTGCGCAGACTGTCCACCGAGCATGACCTGCTGGTGCGTGACGACGAGTGGACCTACCGGCTGCCCAACCCGCTGATGCGGGGGGTGCTCTCGAGGGAACTCGCCGAGCGGTACGGCTGGCCCGAGGTGAGCCGCCTGCTGAACAAGGCGGCCCGCTGGTACGAGGACATGGGTGCGACCTCCGCCGCCCGGAGGTACGCGGCAGCCGCGCAGGCCCACGCGGCGGGGCCCGCGCCGGGGGGCGGCATCCTCCTCCCGCCGGGGCTGGGGCGCGTCGGTGGGGGAGCGTCCCCCCGGGTGCCCGCGGGTGACGCAACCCGGTCACCCGCCCGGTCACCCGTCCGGTCACCCGCCGGGTCACCCCGTCCGTCACCCGCTCCGCTGCCCCCCGGTGAGGAGGCCGCAACGGGCTCCGGGCCGTATGCGGCCGCCGACTCGCTGACGCGCAGCGAACTCGACGTCCTGCGGCTGCTGCCGCAAGGCCTGACGCTGGACGAGATCGCCGCCCGCCGCCACGTGTCCCTCAACACCGTCAAGACGCAGGTACAGGCCATCTACCGCAAGCTCCAGGTCGGCCGCAGACGCGACGCGGTCCGGGTCGCCGCGGAGCGAGGCCTGATCAGTCCCCGGGGCTGA